Proteins from a genomic interval of Lactococcus protaetiae:
- a CDS encoding amino acid ABC transporter permease, whose protein sequence is MSFDFLPKYLPYFNDGMIVTILISAFVVAMGTLLGIIVALGKLSKFAPLRWLTNIYIEIFRGTPMLVQIMLGFAMMGSISLPTFQVGILQQDLGRLVPGIIVISLNSGAYMAEIVRAGIEAVPAGQREAAYSLGIRPTQAMTTVILPQAIRNILPAIGNEFVTIIKDSSLLYTIGVMEVFNGAQTVANLTYQTISPMLFVALYYFVTTFVVSRLLAIFEKKLGKGYAK, encoded by the coding sequence ATGAGTTTTGACTTTTTGCCAAAATATCTCCCATATTTTAATGATGGGATGATTGTTACTATCCTGATTTCTGCTTTTGTAGTAGCGATGGGAACACTTTTAGGAATTATTGTTGCACTAGGTAAGCTTTCTAAATTTGCACCACTACGTTGGTTGACAAACATTTACATCGAAATTTTTCGTGGTACACCGATGTTGGTGCAGATTATGCTTGGTTTTGCAATGATGGGAAGTATTTCATTACCAACTTTTCAGGTAGGAATTTTGCAACAAGATCTTGGTCGTTTGGTTCCAGGTATTATCGTCATTTCCTTGAATTCAGGAGCATATATGGCGGAAATTGTTCGGGCTGGTATTGAAGCCGTTCCTGCAGGTCAACGTGAAGCAGCGTACTCATTAGGTATTCGTCCAACACAAGCAATGACGACGGTTATTTTACCACAAGCGATTCGCAATATTTTACCAGCAATCGGCAATGAATTTGTGACAATCATTAAAGATAGTTCTCTTCTTTATACAATTGGGGTGATGGAAGTTTTCAATGGCGCTCAAACCGTTGCAAATTTGACGTACCAAACCATTTCACCAATGCTTTTTGTCGCTTTATACTACTTTGTCACAACTTTTGTTGTAAGTCGTTTACTTGCTATATTTGAGAAAAAACTTGGGAAAGGATATGCCAAATAA
- a CDS encoding diacylglycerol/lipid kinase family protein encodes MTYYLLANPNSGAGKGARTLEILLPYLEKNTIEYKLFATEKMGQEASLVKQILDEKKRGDQLIIIGGDGTISLVINELPADEAFGYIPAGSGNDFARSLKLSLNPIEAFEAARSQNIHEIYIMRYRSRGLNGYALNNIGIGLDATIVKSANKSKVKTLLNKLKLGSLSYILTVLHVLITKKPFSMSVSTDQDSVSKFDEIMRTDNAFLMTFTKHPYFGGGVKISPKASNLNQEIHLVEYDKHHLVRTFSLVPRVLKGTHLEHPLFMHKIKTNFAVVLKEEEPVQIDGEIYHLSANDELFISTEKRKIIY; translated from the coding sequence ATGACTTATTATCTCCTTGCAAATCCAAATTCTGGTGCGGGTAAAGGCGCACGGACTTTGGAAATTTTGCTTCCCTACTTGGAAAAAAATACGATTGAATATAAATTATTTGCGACTGAAAAAATGGGGCAAGAGGCTTCGCTCGTCAAACAAATATTGGATGAAAAAAAACGAGGCGACCAACTGATTATTATCGGTGGTGATGGCACTATTTCGTTAGTAATCAATGAGTTGCCAGCAGATGAGGCATTTGGTTATATTCCAGCTGGTTCTGGCAATGATTTCGCTCGAAGTTTAAAATTGAGTTTAAATCCAATTGAAGCATTTGAAGCTGCACGGTCGCAGAACATTCATGAAATATATATTATGCGATATCGTTCAAGAGGTTTAAATGGCTATGCTTTAAATAATATCGGAATTGGACTTGATGCAACTATTGTCAAATCAGCTAATAAAAGTAAAGTGAAAACATTGCTTAACAAGTTAAAACTTGGAAGTTTATCTTATATTTTGACTGTTTTACACGTTTTAATTACCAAAAAACCATTTTCCATGTCTGTCAGCACTGACCAAGATTCTGTCAGTAAATTTGACGAAATTATGAGAACGGATAACGCTTTTTTGATGACTTTTACAAAGCATCCTTATTTTGGTGGCGGAGTAAAAATTTCGCCAAAAGCATCAAATCTGAATCAGGAAATTCATCTTGTCGAATATGATAAACACCATTTGGTACGAACTTTTTCATTAGTTCCACGAGTGCTCAAGGGGACTCATCTTGAGCATCCGCTATTTATGCATAAAATTAAAACAAATTTTGCAGTTGTGCTCAAAGAAGAAGAGCCTGTGCAGATTGATGGAGAAATTTACCATTTGTCAGCAAATGACGAACTCTTTATCAGCACTGAAAAGCGTAAAATTATTTACTGA